A portion of the Corynebacterium occultum genome contains these proteins:
- the tpiA gene encoding triose-phosphate isomerase encodes MARKPLIAGNWKMNLNYKEAINSVQKLTFALPKEYYKKVDVALTVPFTTIRSVQTLVDADKLPITYGAQDVSEHENGAYTGDISAAMLSTLGCTWIVVGHSERREYHREDDAQVAAKAKATLASGMKPIVCVGEPLEIREAGTHVDYVLEQTRQSLAGLSREDLNNTVIAYEPVWAIGTGKVASAADAQEVCAAIRGLIQELADENVASELRILYGGSVKVDSIAEIISQPDVDGGLVGGASLDGEQFAKLIAAAGDAI; translated from the coding sequence ATGGCCCGCAAGCCGCTGATCGCCGGTAACTGGAAGATGAACCTCAACTACAAGGAGGCGATCAACAGTGTCCAGAAGCTCACCTTCGCGCTTCCCAAGGAGTACTACAAGAAGGTGGATGTGGCACTGACCGTGCCCTTCACCACCATCCGCAGCGTGCAGACCCTGGTCGATGCTGACAAACTGCCGATCACCTATGGCGCGCAGGATGTCTCCGAGCATGAGAACGGCGCCTACACCGGCGATATCTCCGCTGCCATGCTCTCCACGTTGGGTTGCACCTGGATCGTGGTGGGTCACTCCGAGCGTCGTGAGTACCACCGTGAAGATGACGCCCAGGTCGCGGCCAAGGCCAAGGCCACCCTGGCCAGCGGCATGAAGCCGATCGTCTGTGTCGGTGAGCCGCTGGAGATCCGTGAAGCCGGCACCCACGTCGATTATGTACTCGAGCAGACCCGCCAGTCCCTGGCCGGTCTAAGCAGGGAGGATCTGAACAACACCGTCATCGCCTATGAACCAGTCTGGGCCATCGGCACCGGCAAGGTGGCCTCCGCAGCTGATGCCCAGGAAGTCTGTGCCGCCATCCGCGGACTCATTCAGGAATTAGCCGATGAAAACGTGGCCTCTGAACTGCGCATCCTTTACGGTGGTTCCGTCAAGGTCGACAGCATCGCCGAGATCATCTCCCAGCCGGATGTCGACGGTGGACTCGTCGGCGGTGCCTCGCTGGATGGCGAGCAGTTCGCCAAGCTGATCGCCGCTGCCGGCGACGCAATCTAA
- the pgk gene encoding phosphoglycerate kinase — translation MSLKTLQDLLDEGVDGRHVLVRSDFNVPLNDAGEITDPGRITASLPTLKALLDGGAKVIVTAHLGRPKGEVNPRFSLAPVAEALSEALGQYVALAADVTGEDAHERANGLTEGEILLVENVRFDARETSKDEAERGAFADELAALAADNGAFVSDGFGVVHRAQASVYDVAKRLPAYAGALVGTEISELKKVAEAPEKPYVVVLGGSKVSDKLGVIEALSGKADKLIIGGGMCYTFLAAQGYNVQKSLLQEEMIDTCKDLLARHSDKLVLPVDLLAAAEFSADAENKVVALDSIPEGWLSPDIGPKSVEVFAEVLATAKTIFWNGPMGVFEIEAFSQGTAGVAQAIIDATAKNGAFSVVGGGDSAASVRVLGLDEEGFSHISTGGGASLEYLEGKELPGVAVLSA, via the coding sequence ATGTCCCTGAAGACCCTCCAGGACCTGCTCGACGAAGGTGTCGACGGCCGTCACGTCCTCGTCCGCTCGGACTTCAATGTGCCGCTTAACGACGCCGGTGAGATCACCGACCCGGGTCGTATCACCGCCTCCCTGCCTACCTTGAAGGCACTGCTCGACGGTGGCGCCAAGGTCATCGTCACCGCACACCTGGGCCGCCCCAAGGGCGAGGTCAACCCCAGGTTCTCCCTGGCACCGGTCGCCGAGGCCCTGTCCGAGGCCCTGGGCCAGTACGTTGCCCTGGCCGCCGATGTCACCGGTGAGGACGCCCATGAGCGTGCCAACGGCCTGACCGAGGGTGAGATCCTGCTGGTCGAGAACGTGCGTTTCGATGCCCGTGAGACCTCCAAGGATGAGGCGGAACGCGGTGCCTTCGCCGATGAGCTGGCAGCCCTGGCGGCCGACAACGGCGCCTTCGTCTCCGATGGCTTCGGCGTGGTCCACCGCGCCCAGGCCTCCGTCTACGATGTGGCCAAGCGCCTGCCGGCCTACGCCGGTGCGCTGGTCGGCACCGAGATCTCCGAGCTCAAGAAGGTTGCTGAAGCTCCGGAGAAGCCCTATGTCGTCGTCCTCGGCGGCTCCAAGGTTTCCGATAAGCTGGGTGTCATCGAGGCACTGTCCGGCAAGGCCGACAAGCTGATCATCGGTGGTGGCATGTGCTACACCTTCCTCGCCGCCCAGGGCTACAACGTCCAGAAGTCCCTGCTGCAGGAAGAGATGATCGACACCTGCAAGGACCTGCTGGCCCGCCACAGCGACAAGCTCGTGCTCCCGGTCGATCTGCTGGCTGCCGCTGAGTTCAGTGCCGATGCCGAAAACAAGGTCGTCGCCCTGGATTCCATCCCGGAGGGCTGGCTCTCCCCGGACATCGGGCCGAAGTCCGTTGAGGTTTTCGCCGAGGTCCTGGCCACCGCCAAGACCATCTTCTGGAATGGTCCGATGGGTGTCTTCGAGATCGAGGCCTTTTCCCAGGGTACCGCCGGTGTCGCCCAGGCCATCATCGACGCCACTGCCAAGAACGGCGCCTTCTCCGTGGTCGGTGGCGGCGATTCCGCAGCCTCCGTCCGTGTTCTCGGCCTGGATGAGGAAGGTTTCTCCCACATCTCCACCGGTGGCGGAGCCTCCCTGGAATATCTCGAGGGCAAGGAACTACCCGGCGTCGCCGTGCTCTCCGCCTAA
- the ppc gene encoding phosphoenolpyruvate carboxylase, producing MHAPDHLQEDIRYLGRALGHVIAEQEGQEVFDLVEGARQTAFEIARGEAGMDALVSMFRNIDPRRTTPIIRAFSHFALMTNLAEDLHDESSRERALDAGEPAPDSTLEATWAKLEGAQVTAAEVAEVLSRALVAPVLTAHPTETRRRTVFDVQQKISELMAERHRLIEAPENARTQSRMEELDRQIHRRMTILWQTALIRVSRPRIEDEIEVGLRYYKLSLLEEIPAINQNVSQAISRVYGAESATPAILRPGSWIGGDHDGNPFVTADTLRYATTRASATALKYYVNQLHALEHELSLSDRLSDVTVELVALATRGQNDEPSRVDEPYRRAVHGMRGRMCATVAKLIDPAAVEGTWHQKFAPYSSAEEFAADLAVIDESLRFSHDEIIAEDRVATIRVALDTFGFHLYSMDLRQNSESFEQVVTELFGVAQVHSDYASLNEEEKVQLLIAELHTPRPLVPRGYRDFTEAVQREIDIFVEAAAANAKFGPEMIPHCIISMAESVSDILEPMVLLKEVGLIQAAGDNPRGEVDVIPLFETIGDLQAGADILRQLWQLPLYRSYLAQRGDTQEVMLGYSDSNKDGGYFAANWALYAAERELVEAGSENEISLRLFHGRGGTVGRGGGPSYEAILAQPKGAVTGSVRITEQGEIISAKYGSRDTARRNLEALVSATLEASLLTVDDLSNPERAYEIMAELAELSQQKYSSLVHEDPGFIPYFTQSTPLQEIGSLNIGSRPTSRKQTEGVEDLRAIPWVLSWSQSRVMLPGWFGVGSAISQWIGEGEQAESRIAELRRLYEIWPFFDSVMSNMAQVMSKAEMRLAELYAQLVDDSDTSQRIHRLIAEEFELSREMFFKITGSEHLLADNPMLARSVRTRFPYLLPLNVIQVELLRRYRAGDERDAVSRGIQLTMNGLATALRNSG from the coding sequence ATGCATGCTCCGGATCATCTTCAGGAGGACATCCGCTACCTCGGGCGGGCCCTCGGCCATGTCATTGCTGAGCAGGAGGGGCAGGAGGTCTTCGACCTCGTCGAGGGTGCCCGCCAAACCGCATTCGAGATAGCCCGCGGTGAGGCGGGGATGGATGCCCTGGTCTCGATGTTCCGCAATATCGACCCACGTCGCACCACCCCCATCATCCGCGCCTTCAGCCACTTCGCCCTCATGACGAACCTGGCGGAGGATCTGCACGATGAGAGCAGCCGGGAACGAGCTCTGGACGCCGGGGAACCCGCCCCGGACTCCACCCTCGAAGCGACCTGGGCCAAGCTCGAAGGTGCCCAGGTCACCGCAGCTGAGGTCGCCGAGGTGCTTAGTCGAGCCCTGGTGGCCCCGGTGCTCACAGCTCACCCCACCGAAACCCGGCGTCGCACCGTTTTCGATGTGCAGCAGAAGATCTCCGAGCTGATGGCTGAGCGGCACCGCCTCATCGAAGCCCCGGAAAATGCCCGCACCCAGTCCCGGATGGAGGAGCTGGACCGCCAGATCCACCGCCGGATGACCATTCTCTGGCAGACCGCCTTGATCCGGGTCTCCCGACCACGGATCGAGGATGAGATCGAGGTGGGCCTGCGCTACTACAAGCTCAGCCTGCTGGAGGAGATCCCGGCCATCAACCAGAATGTCTCCCAGGCCATCTCCCGGGTGTACGGGGCAGAAAGTGCCACCCCGGCGATTCTGCGTCCCGGTTCCTGGATCGGTGGTGACCATGACGGAAACCCCTTCGTCACCGCCGACACCCTGCGCTATGCCACCACCAGGGCCTCCGCCACGGCACTCAAGTACTACGTCAACCAGCTGCATGCGCTGGAACATGAGCTGAGTCTTTCCGACCGGCTCTCCGATGTCACCGTGGAGCTGGTGGCGCTGGCCACTCGGGGTCAGAATGATGAACCCAGCCGGGTGGATGAGCCCTACCGCAGGGCGGTACACGGGATGCGGGGCCGGATGTGCGCGACCGTCGCCAAGCTGATTGATCCGGCGGCAGTGGAAGGCACCTGGCACCAGAAGTTCGCACCTTATTCCTCGGCCGAGGAATTTGCTGCTGACCTGGCTGTCATCGATGAGTCCCTGCGGTTTTCACATGATGAAATCATCGCTGAGGACCGGGTGGCCACCATCCGGGTCGCGCTGGACACCTTCGGCTTCCATCTCTACTCCATGGATCTGCGGCAGAACTCCGAGAGTTTTGAACAGGTGGTCACCGAGCTTTTCGGGGTGGCCCAGGTACATTCGGACTATGCCTCCCTGAATGAGGAGGAGAAGGTGCAGCTGCTGATCGCTGAGCTGCATACCCCGCGCCCCCTGGTACCCCGCGGATACCGGGATTTCACGGAGGCGGTGCAACGTGAGATCGACATCTTCGTGGAAGCGGCCGCCGCGAACGCGAAATTCGGGCCGGAGATGATTCCCCACTGCATCATCTCCATGGCGGAATCCGTCAGCGACATCCTGGAACCGATGGTGCTGCTCAAGGAGGTAGGCCTCATCCAGGCGGCGGGGGACAACCCCCGGGGTGAGGTGGATGTGATCCCCCTCTTCGAGACCATCGGGGACCTACAGGCCGGTGCCGATATTCTGCGCCAGCTCTGGCAGTTGCCGCTCTACCGTTCCTATCTCGCCCAGCGCGGTGATACCCAGGAAGTGATGCTCGGTTACTCCGACTCCAACAAGGACGGTGGTTATTTCGCCGCCAACTGGGCCCTGTATGCCGCGGAGCGGGAACTGGTGGAGGCTGGTTCTGAGAATGAGATCAGTCTGCGACTTTTCCACGGCCGTGGGGGCACCGTCGGTCGTGGTGGCGGTCCCTCCTATGAGGCGATCCTGGCCCAGCCCAAGGGTGCGGTCACCGGTTCAGTGCGCATCACCGAGCAGGGTGAGATCATCTCCGCGAAGTACGGTTCGCGGGACACGGCCCGCCGTAACCTGGAGGCTCTGGTGTCCGCAACCCTGGAGGCCAGCCTGCTGACGGTGGATGACCTGAGTAATCCGGAACGTGCCTATGAGATCATGGCTGAACTCGCCGAGCTCAGCCAGCAGAAGTACTCCTCCCTGGTGCATGAGGATCCCGGTTTCATCCCTTACTTCACCCAGTCCACCCCATTGCAGGAGATCGGATCCCTCAATATCGGATCCCGCCCGACCTCCCGGAAGCAGACCGAGGGGGTGGAGGATCTGCGGGCGATTCCCTGGGTGCTGTCATGGTCCCAGTCGCGGGTCATGCTGCCCGGCTGGTTCGGTGTGGGCAGTGCCATTTCCCAGTGGATCGGGGAGGGGGAGCAGGCTGAGAGCCGGATCGCTGAGCTGCGCCGTCTCTATGAAATCTGGCCCTTCTTCGACTCCGTGATGTCGAATATGGCGCAGGTGATGAGCAAGGCGGAGATGCGGTTGGCTGAACTCTACGCCCAGCTGGTCGATGATTCGGACACCTCCCAGCGGATCCACCGGCTGATCGCCGAGGAGTTTGAGCTCTCCCGGGAGATGTTCTTCAAGATCACCGGCTCCGAGCACCTGCTGGCGGACAACCCCATGCTGGCACGTTCAGTACGTACCCGCTTCCCTTACCTGCTGCCCCTGAATGTCATCCAGGTGGAACTGCTGCGTCGCTATCGTGCCGGTGATGAAAGGGATGCCGTGTCCCGGGGAATCCAGTTGACCATGAATGGGTTGGCCACCGCGCTGCGTAACTCAGGTTAG